The sequence below is a genomic window from bacterium.
GCTCCTTCGGGGCGACGTCGATCTTGTTGTAGACCAAGAGGCGCGGCTGATCGCCGAGACCGGTCTCGTCGAGCACCCGTTCCGCGGTGGCCAGCTGCTCCTCCCCCTTCGGGTGGGCGATGTCCACCACGATCAGCAGCAGATCGGCCTCCCCCGCCTCCTGGAACGTGCTGCGGAAGGCGGCGACGAGGTCGTGCGGCAGCTTGCGGATGAAGCCGACCGTGTCCTTGGCCAGCGCCGCGCCGCGGCGGCCGAAGTCGAGCCGCCGCACCGTGGCGTCGAGCGTCGCGAACAGCCGGTCCTCGACGAAGACGCCGGTCTTGGTGAGCGCGTTGAAGAGGGACGACTTGCCGACGTTGGTGTAGCCGACGAGCGCGACCTGCGGCATGCCGGCCCGCGTGCGTCGCCGCACCGAGCGGGCGCGGTCCACCTTCTCCAGGTCGCGCTTCAGGTGGTCGATCCGCCGGCGGATCATCCGGCGGTCCAGTTCGATCTGCTTCTCGCCGGCGCCCTTCGTGCCGCCCGGGCCGCCGCCGACCTGGCGCGAGAGGTGCGCCCAGCGGCCGGCGAGGCGCGGCAGGAGGTACTCGAGCTGCGCGATCTCGACCTGCGTGCGCGCCTCCCGGCTGCGCGCGCGCTGGGCGAAGATGTCGATGATCACGCCGGCGCGGTCCACCACCGGCACGTCGCCGATCTTCTCGAGGTTCCGCACCTGCGCCGGCGAAAGGTCCTCGTCCACGATCAGGACGGCGGCGCCGAGCGCCTTGGCCATCGAACCGACGTCCCCCGCCTGCCCCTTGCCGACGAAGGTGGCGGCGCTGATCTCGCGGCAGGGCAGCACGGCGCGTCCGGCGTCGGAGAAGCCGGCGGTGTCGGCCAGCGCGGCCAGCTCGTCGAGCTGGCCTTCGACCTCGGTCTGCGTCGAGCCGGGGCGGACGACGCCCACGAGGAAGGCCGCGCCGCGTTCCCCCGCGGCGCCGCCGAAAAACGAGTCTTCGTTCATCAGTCTCCCGGACTGGAAAGCCAGCGGTGAAGCCGCGCGGCGTCGGGCGTCCGCTCGCCCGCGGAGAGCACCTTCCCGCCGGGGCCGACGACGACGTGCCACGGGAGCGCCTCGGCGCCG
It includes:
- the hflX gene encoding GTPase HflX codes for the protein MNEDSFFGGAAGERGAAFLVGVVRPGSTQTEVEGQLDELAALADTAGFSDAGRAVLPCREISAATFVGKGQAGDVGSMAKALGAAVLIVDEDLSPAQVRNLEKIGDVPVVDRAGVIIDIFAQRARSREARTQVEIAQLEYLLPRLAGRWAHLSRQVGGGPGGTKGAGEKQIELDRRMIRRRIDHLKRDLEKVDRARSVRRRTRAGMPQVALVGYTNVGKSSLFNALTKTGVFVEDRLFATLDATVRRLDFGRRGAALAKDTVGFIRKLPHDLVAAFRSTFQEAGEADLLLIVVDIAHPKGEEQLATAERVLDETGLGDQPRLLVYNKIDVAPKELVAALRARHADACFTSARTGEGVAELARKLADRLLGEEVRVTLAAPVARGDLLALCHREAKVERVEQRDDEMIITFVAGARAAGELRRRFAEAEGDEE